The DNA window ATATTACCTTAGTCTGAGGATTCCCACATTCCTATCCACACcaaatatattttggttttgaGCGATCAGATGCGTTTTGCAACGCTTCTTGTTTATGTCGACAAGTGTCAGTAATCTATTTGGGTCAGAACCTAGCGGGGATCGAATGACGCGAGCGGTGATATTGTGCAACCTTCACCAACAGCAATTGAGAATATGAAAACAAATAAACTGTAAAATAGTGGTGAAATAGGATCACAGTACCTGCCAACGCGCCAGACATCCAGTTTTGCGGCGTAGCCTTTCAAATCCAAATATTTGCGCAGTTGTCACATATCGGTAGTCTACAGTTTGACATTATAAATTGTAAACAATTACGAGTAGCTTGGAGTCACAAGACGAAAATCTGCCAAGCACCCCAAAGCGGAGTAGCAACAGGGGTGCCAATTGGCTCAGAGAACGGCAGCTAAAATAGCTATGTAaacactttccctctctccattgcTTTGTAATTATAGACAGGATGGTGGTGAAGACAGTCGTGCTAGAATACATTTGACATTATCATACTTGATCCTAGCCCCAGTGACGCGGTGTAAATACCAGGCGCACTATAAAGGCAGGGTCCCCCTCTGGAACAGAAGTTGTTTACCCTGGGGAAAAAGGCACCTGCTCCGGATTTAACCCCGCTGCCTAGGAGTGACAATCCGCGCGACTTTACGTAATAGAGTGGAGGCAACCGAAAGGGAGAGCTGTGGAAGAGGGGAGCAAAACCGCCAccgggcagacagacacacagtttgCGAGCTAAAGAGAGGGTCACTGTGAAGACCTTGGCTAGACTAAAATCTGGATTAAATTTCTGCTATTATTTATTATAAGTATATGCCACTGCAATATACCGCCAGCGATTGGCAATAAAATATTCAAGGAAGCTATTGCACAGCCAGGTAAGGCCACACTCAGaagttaatattttattttattttgtggaaATATATAGAGCGTTCCATTAAGTTTTGTTGTATGCATTGTTTTACCcataaggctaattgatcatctcTACAACTTTGGTTTCTATCAACATAATCATTGGACAGAGGTAAAACATTGTAAAATATAACCTTGCAGATCCGCTGTGGGCTTTGTGTATTGGGTCACATTTGATCAACCTGTGCCTTTTTCTACGCGCCTCCAAATAGGTTGCATTTGGCCTTGTGTGGATTTCTTTATTAGACACCTATTAATATAAAAACATACGCCATGCacatttattctctctctcttccgcccTCCCAAGTTTACAATGCATATTTACAGGTTTCTAAATATATCCGTACTCTTACGTTGGTGTTCGGTACGCACTTAATCTATAACATTCGTTGGTAGCAAATCATCTCCCTTGTAAAAATGTACTGGATGTACTGTAATATATTACTGCAGCGATAGGCCTACGGAAACGCGTGAAAGCCATGCCAATAGTGTGGCATATGGTCCATTTTCTAGTGGTGAGTCGGCCATGCAGCCAAGTCGGCAATGACCTTATCTTTTAGCGTTGACACTGAGGGCAGAAATGCCCATTGTGCATAATGTGTGAACATTTGAAAAATGAGGAATGCATGTACGTTAAAATGGGTAATGGCTGCCGGATATGTGCATGCCCCTGAAGTTGAAATGTATACCAAATTCCAGTATAGAAAGTTGTGAAGGACATAGGGAAGGGTAGTCTGGTTGCCATCTCTGATCAGCTATaccattccactccttgccagtCATACCATTTGCCAAATGAATGTTAGCTgaaaagactggtacccagactaagAGAAGGGTTGGAGCAGAGGGGATGGTGACCAAGAGCCAAACAGTGAAGTTGTCACAAGCAGAGTTGgggtagtgaactacatgtagtaaTTGAACTACATTTTGCAatggcttggtggtagttgaacttaattcaaatcttggtagtgttttcagtagttaattgcTTTTTTTTGCCAggtagtggtgtagctaactactggaactacacactacttttttTGCTAAAATTGAAGAAAATATGGGTGAAGTAGACAagaatttcctttattttttggCATCAGACTTGCCTAGTTTTCACTTGAAAAATAAATGACACATTCGGTTAACAACTGACTCGAGAGGGATCTAATCTGAAAATGTGTAGTCTATGACATGTCATATTTACATATGATAATTTATCACGAATGAATGGGAGGGCTTGCCCAAAATATCTGGCCTACAGGATGTGAACGATTGGAATGTGCCAATTGCTTTGAATATTTCCATGAAATCTGCTAAATGCATATTGAGACCCTTTGTTTATTGGTTGATGTACACATGGCTAATGTCCTCTAGTTCTTCCATGTCTTATCGTCCACAATaatcatctctctcgctctctctccccctttgcaTTTTTCCTCCAGCATTTCCACACGTTGGTGACCCCATCAAGACAGAAAGACGCTAGGAAGTTGAaacagaaaaagagaggaagTTTGTGACAGGAAGTAAGAAGCTGCTGCAGGAAGTGGCCCAAAATGGAGGCCATCGAACTACAGCAGAGTCTGAAGCGGTCTGGAAGGGgctggggaacagagaggggggagcTTCTGGATAGCTTCGACTCAGAGATGCAGGAATGGGAGGACCAGCTGCAGGACATGCAGAGGAAGATAGAGGAGGTGAGGGGTCAACCACGGTCAGATACAGTCCAACGCGGTccaaactaaagtaaaacatgaTCCAAATACATGGGATAGTCTAAACGTTGTCCAACATGCTCAAGTCCAGTTCTGACATGGTCAAACAAGATCCTAGGTAGAGTAACATTACCTGACATGGGGTTCACTACATCAGTCGTGTGAACATACTTGTGAATATTTTCACTTTGAGATAATGTCTTTCTCGTCTCACACTCTTGGTCGTTCCTGAAGAGTGTTtaactggttgtgtgtgtgtcctataatAAACTGTTGGCAGCACATCCCTTCCTGCGACCCTATGCATTTCTGGACTAAGGACACAGACACGTGTTAACAAGCTAATTAAACTGTGATGTGCTGACAgacagtcagaacacacacacacacactgtgaaagTTGATACTAATGAACACATTAAAGGTTGGAATGGCAAAGGAAGCACACACTCACTCCAGCTGAAGTAGCGGAGGTGCAGATTCTAGAAAATAGTTGGGTTAACTGTTTTGGCATGGTGCGATGGATTGCGTAAACAAGGCCGGTTGACATTGTCATACGTACAGAAGGGTTTTGTGTACATATTGCTATACAGTGCTTTTGTATTGACATTTATGTTTTGGAATACGTCTAGGTTGTAAGTGTAAGGAATTATTGTATGTATAAAAACTTGTGTTCATGTTGTGAATGTAGAGTCTTGATAATCATCATGTTTATGTGCATATTTCAGCTTTACAACGAGGTGCAGGCTCGTAGAGGTGGAAATTATGTCACCATGGACAACAGCAAAAATGATAGGATGATTGATTGCGGCCGTGGGCATCATGACAATGGCTTCTTTGACCCGTATGGCAGCCACATCAACGCCACCAAGGACCACCCCAGTGCTGTAGATGCTTTTAACCACGGCCCCAACGGTTACGGCTACCCTGTCAACCATCAGAATGGCGGCTATGGTTATCCCCTTAGCAACAGTGCGGTGGAACTTGGAGACTTGTTGCAGGATTATCTTGGACATGGTCACGGAAAGACCCGGAAGACCAACTCCGCTATCAACAATGTGAGTAGCTACAGTAACTAAGGGTTACAGTCATTAGGCAGCCCCATCCGGAAACAACTTTTATCCTATGACTCACCTCTTTGGTGTTTGCAGATGGGAAGAAATCTGATAGGTGAAAGCAATGTGGTAGAATCTCCCCTTAGCTCATTGGAAGACGAGATGGGGCCAACACCATAATGATTACACCTATTTGGTTCCTTCAAGTCTGCCAGCACTGGAGGGCCAGGGGATAGGCAGGGTTGTTTTCAGGAATGTTAATATAAATAGATTACATAGAACTGGCATGGCTTCATACTCCACTGGAAATTGCATCAGCCATGCCAGTGTGACTGCACAGCTGAATTTGATATACGGTATCTTTGCTATTTGCACTATTCTGCTTCACTGATTATTTTCCCTCCCAGGTAACCCttgtcccacttctctctcagcATCTGAAGGAGATCACTAAAGGGAGCCAGGATCAGTCGGTACACCAGGATGAGATGAAGAGTAGGCCTGTTGGGAATGAAAGGTAAGAGACCTTTCATACAGACATAATTTTGTGAAGTTCATTTTGAGAAAATTAATTTTGAGAGTTCAATCCACCTATGCAATTCCTTATTTTAGTTATCTTACTGATGACATTTTTTGCTTGTTGATCTGTTTTAGGATTAGTAAGGTGCGGTTTGCGGACGAGGAGGCTGAGAACAGGAAGAACAGGGTGTCACACAGAAAGAGTTCCCCTTGCAGGGACCTTAACAAGGAGAACACAGGGGCCAATCCCCCCCTCAGACAGCGAGAAGGTCCTCCCATACCCTCCCGATCCACCTCCCAGATGGCCCCTCCCGACACCTTCTCCCCAGCCCTGGACAGGATGTCCTATGCCCCTGGGGTCCTTGTGGACAGGAAGTGTAGTAGCCCCTCGGTCCTCAGAAAGTTTGGAGCCATGCTCCAGGAAAACGAGGGCAAAACCCTCACTGATACCGGTGTGTTGACCAACCAGGTGCCTACCGAGAACAAGTGCCCCACCGCCATCTGTCAGCACAAAGGGCTGGGCGGTAGCAGGACGACTGGGCGCGTGCCTGTCCAGAAGTGCCAAGCAGATTCCGTGCTAACAGCGAGGATGGATTGCAGCCAAGAACGAGGGGCAGTGAAAGACTTTAGAAGAGAGAGCCAGCTGGGAGAGGGCAGAGGCACCTCAATGGCTAGCTATGCTCACCCTAAAGGACTCCATGCAGGGGTTCAGAGGAGGACCCAGGTAGGAGGCAGCCCCAAGCCCAAAGCAAGGGCTCTCGGAAGGGCAGACAGAGACATGGGTCTGGTCCAGGGGGAGAGGGCCAGGAGGCCTGCACCCCAGCCTGGGGAACTCCGAGTGGACTACAGGAACCTGAGTGGATCCTATGTTGGGGCTCAGATGATCCAGAGGGGAGGGCCAGTTGCAGGTCAGAAGAAGGACaatggactcattgagctactcgATATGCTGGACATTGAGCACGAGTACAGCTCCTGCCCCCAAGCCGCACAGACTGCCTACATACAGGACACACAGCAGGTGAAATAGGCATAgcaaatacagacacacacacacatacacacacagtcttgaCCTGACCAACTTGTATTGTTTCTCTCCAGATGAGCCCAGCCGACTCATTCTCAGCAACCCCCACAAGGAACTTCTCTCGTCCTGCTCGTCCAGCTAATCAACGTCCTCCATCCAGGTGGGCTTGCTGTGCCCCCACCGCCTTGATCTCTGCCCCCTCCGGCCCAATTTCCCACCCCCCAAGCACCTTGGCACGCACTCCTAGTCCGATAGCAAGAACCCCAAGCCCCGCCCTGAAGCAGCAATCTTTCTGCTCCTATTTGCTCCACACTGAGACTGCCATCATGTGAGACACCTGCCCCGCCCCCCTCTaaaccctgcctctcctccccaaaTTCAACCCACAGGACTCAGATGACATAGTCCTGCCCTCTCTGTAAATACTAAAGACTGTTCCTTCTATCTGGCTTTTTAAAAAAGTGCTTTAAGAAATTTTCTATGAGATTACCCACATGACTGTGTATGTGTGGTCTATAAGAAACAGAATAGTTGACTCTTGTTCAGTCTCCAGTGTTACTGTGGCCTTCCCTTCTCCTGTGCCTAACTTCTTTACGTCTTTATTTCTTTCACTCTCTTAACTTCTCTACCTTTCTTTCTTTTGTATTGGTGATTTTTGGATGGCTGTGTAAAATGTGATATAGCATGCCCCCTTTTACTTGCGGGTGCATGTCCCTTTATGTATGTAACTCAACCCTAATAAGTGCCATGTTGGCTTGTTTTTATAAATGGCCAACAAGTCAATACAGAGTTGATCCTGTCCTGTCAGCACAGATGCAACATGCTAACTGTCTATAGTATGTTTTACTGTATCATATTGTCAAAGTAACGCATTTGAAAATGTTCAAGTAACCATAGTGAGACATACAGTTATGACTGATGCTTTTCATGTCCTTTTTTCTCTTGATAAGAAATAAACATGACAGTGCTTTGACGAACTGACTCCAGCTATCTTTGGAATTGCATCCCCATGATTTGTATTGTTTGATTTGTGCCTGTTATTTCATTGGTTGGTGGTGACATGGTGTTGCTACTTCCATGTATCAACACTACTGAGATTCAGTACCATACTGAAACAATCCTGAGTGCCACTAAACATTGAAAGCAACTAGCTCAGCTACTACTGTTCAGGGGAGTCAGCTACTTTAGGTCTCAGGGAAGGTGACATCAATGCCTGAGGCCAAGCTAACTATGACTAGCTGATGTATTCTACATTAGCTGGAGCTGAATGAAGGCGAGGGGCGAGGAAGCTTCTCCGGTGCCAAAtaaactactgttcaaaagtttggggtcacttagaaatgttcttgtttttgcaAGAAAAGCCAATtttatttgtccattaaaataacatcaaattgatcaggaatacagagcagacattgttaatgttgtaaatgactattatagctggaaacgtccaattttttttaatggaatatctacataggcgtacagaggcccattatcagcaaccatcactcctgtgttccaatggcacattgtgttagctaatccaagtttatcattttaaaaggcattaatggacaaaaatgtgtttttctttcaaaaacaaggacatttctaagtgaccccaaacatttgaacggtagtgtagctTCCGAGACAGCGGATGACAGGATGATTTTTGGTCAATCTGATCATGTATAAGCAATATCTTCTTGGGAAAGACCACCACCTATGAAATCCCTATTTATGACCTGGTTACTACATGTGAACAACTCACTTTGACTAAACACTGAGTCAGTGCacagttatttttttattatttattttatttaacctttaactatttTATTTAACATACATTCTGGGCTACATTTACTAACTGTTTGCACCATAAGTCATTGTTTTGCatcagtgcaaactgtctctttCAACACCTTACCATATGATATCTACATATGGTAGTGAATGCTCAGTAAATAAGTGCCCCGTGGCCATAATAATAGGGTTTATATTGTAGGATAGTGTCTCACTCTTTCCAACCATGTTACCAGGCAGACTAACATAGACTGGGGTTGCGTGAGAAGACTGTTGGGGGTCTATATTAGATGTGTTTTCATGCCCTGAGGTACTCTCCTCATAAAACTGCATGAACAACCAAGAGGCGGTTTGCCAACTTGTCTGCTGCCACTTTGTCTGCCATTCAAGACACACAGCAGGTGGGTCCTCTCTAACACACTTACAatttcacatatacacactctctctctccctctggcagagctgccatatctgtcggtgccatcttactacctgtctctctctctctttctaacacacacacacacacacacacacacacacacacacacacacacacacacacacacacacacacacacacacacacacacacacacacacacacacacacacacacacacacacacacacacacacacagtcacacacacagtcacacacacagtcacacacacagacagaggttctctctcacacacacaaagcaagGGGAGGTAGCTACAGTGTGAAATGTCAGGGCTGTGAAATGTTAGGGCTGTAGGGGTACGGAAGTCCCGTGGCCCTGCGACGCCTCAACCTCGTCACCCAACCCCACTCTGAAATGTTGCCCCTCTGACTGAAATAGCAATCGTGACGTTGTTTTGGTGCCAGAAATCTTAGCCTGCTGCTGATGGAGGTATAAATAAAGAAGAGGGGTGTGTGctgctggttctctctctctctttttgtctccctTTTTCTTCCTTTCTCAGCACTTTCATCTATATCTCAtcactctcttttccctccctctctattgtacagtcgtggccaaaagtgttgagaatgacacaaatatacattttcacaaagtctgctgcctcagtttgaatGATGGCAatatgcatatactccagaatgttaggaagagtgatcagatgaattgcaattaattgcaaagtccctctttgccatgcaaatgaactgaatccccccaaaacatttccactgcatttcagccctgccacaaaaggaccagctgacatcatgtcagtgattctctcaataacacaggtgtgagtgttgacgaggacaaggctggagatcactctgtcatgctgattgagttcgaataacagactggaagcttcaaaaggagggtggtgcttgaaaTCGtcgttcttcctctgtcagccatggttacctgcaaggaaacacgtgccgtcatcattgctttcaTTGCCTCAAGGGCTTCACAggaaaggatattgctgccagtacgattgcacctaaatcaaccatttatctattcatcaagaacttcaaggagagcagttcaattgttgtgaagaaggcttcagggcacccaagaaagtccagcaagcgccaggaccgtctcctaaaggtgattcagctgcgggatcggggcaccaccgcATCCGGaagaaaaagcttgtccggagaagacaaggtgagcgctaccatccgtcctgtgtcatgccaacagtaaagcatcctgagaccattcatgtctggggttgcttctcagccaagggagtgggctcactcacaattttgcctaagaacacagccatgaataaagaatggtaccaactcatcctccgagagcaacttctcccaaccatccaggaacagtttggtgacgaacaatgcatttttccagcatgatggagcaccttgccataaggcaaaagtgataactaagtggctcgtgaaacaaaacattgatattttgggtccatggccaggaaactccccagaccttaatcccaatgATAACTTGTGGTCattcctcaagaggcgggtggacaaacaaaaaaacacaaattctgacaaactccaagcattgattatgcaagaatgggctgccatcagtcaggatgtggcccagaagttaattgacatcatGCCAGGGAGGAttacagaggtcttgaaaaagaagggtcaacactgcaaatattaactctttgcatcaacttcatgtaattgtcaataaaagcctttgacacttatagaatgcttgtaattatacttcagtattccatcgtaacatctgacaaaaaatatctaaagacactgaagcagtaaactttgtgaaaattaatatttgtgtcattttcaaaacttttggccacgactgtttATGTACACTTCCCAGTCCCTTTTTAACCCCTCTCTCACATCTCTGTACCAATTCTCCCAGCTTGtttctttttctttgtgttcA is part of the Oncorhynchus tshawytscha isolate Ot180627B linkage group LG18, Otsh_v2.0, whole genome shotgun sequence genome and encodes:
- the LOC112217675 gene encoding uncharacterized protein KIAA0408 isoform X2; this translates as MEAIELQQSLKRSGRGWGTERGELLDSFDSEMQEWEDQLQDMQRKIEELYNEVQARRGGNYVTMDNSKNDRMIDCGRGHHDNGFFDPYGSHINATKDHPSAVDAFNHGPNGYGYPVNHQNGGYGYPLSNSAVELGDLLQDYLGHGHGKTRKTNSAINNHLKEITKGSQDQSVHQDEMKSRPVGNERISKVRFADEEAENRKNRVSHRKSSPCRDLNKENTGANPPLRQREGPPIPSRSTSQMAPPDTFSPALDRMSYAPGVLVDRKCSSPSVLRKFGAMLQENEGKTLTDTGVLTNQVPTENKCPTAICQHKGLGGSRTTGRVPVQKCQADSVLTARMDCSQERGAVKDFRRESQLGEGRGTSMASYAHPKGLHAGVQRRTQVGGSPKPKARALGRADRDMGLVQGERARRPAPQPGELRVDYRNLSGSYVGAQMIQRGGPVAGQKKDNGLIELLDMLDIEHEYSSCPQAAQTAYIQDTQQMSPADSFSATPTRNFSRPARPANQRPPSRWACCAPTALISAPSGPISHPPSTLARTPSPIARTPSPALKQQSFCSYLLHTETAIM
- the LOC112217675 gene encoding uncharacterized protein KIAA0408 isoform X1 — encoded protein: MEAIELQQSLKRSGRGWGTERGELLDSFDSEMQEWEDQLQDMQRKIEELYNEVQARRGGNYVTMDNSKNDRMIDCGRGHHDNGFFDPYGSHINATKDHPSAVDAFNHGPNGYGYPVNHQNGGYGYPLSNSAVELGDLLQDYLGHGHGKTRKTNSAINNVTLVPLLSQHLKEITKGSQDQSVHQDEMKSRPVGNERISKVRFADEEAENRKNRVSHRKSSPCRDLNKENTGANPPLRQREGPPIPSRSTSQMAPPDTFSPALDRMSYAPGVLVDRKCSSPSVLRKFGAMLQENEGKTLTDTGVLTNQVPTENKCPTAICQHKGLGGSRTTGRVPVQKCQADSVLTARMDCSQERGAVKDFRRESQLGEGRGTSMASYAHPKGLHAGVQRRTQVGGSPKPKARALGRADRDMGLVQGERARRPAPQPGELRVDYRNLSGSYVGAQMIQRGGPVAGQKKDNGLIELLDMLDIEHEYSSCPQAAQTAYIQDTQQMSPADSFSATPTRNFSRPARPANQRPPSRWACCAPTALISAPSGPISHPPSTLARTPSPIARTPSPALKQQSFCSYLLHTETAIM